The segment AAACCGACCACGTCGAGACCATAGCAGAGCTAGCCGTTGACACTCTGTGAGTGAGTGCTTAACTTGGTTACATGGCCAAAATAATCCTGACTTTCTCACTATTTATCTTAGCTGCTTGTGCAACTACCAGCGCATCAGACTCAGAAAAAGCTGAACTCTTCTTACAGATGGGTAGTACACAATTTGGCAATGGCAACTATCCTGCGGCACTCAGCGCTCTACTAAAAGCCGAGGAGCTAGATCCAAAAAATCCTGCAATTCAAAATAATCTCGGACTGGTGTACTTCATGCGCCAACGTTACGATCTTGCAGAGAAACACATGCGTAAAGCTATTGGTCTGAATCCCAAATACAGCGAAGCGCGTAACAACTTAAGCCGCGTCCTGATCGAAGAAGGAAAGTTTTCCGAAGCGGAAAAAGAGGTTCAGATCGTGATCGATGATTTGACATATCCGTCCGTCGACAAGGCTTACGTCAACATGGGGCTCGCTCAGTTCAATCAAAAAAACTATAAAGATGCGAAAGAGAGCTTCCTACACGCGATCAACGCTTCTCGCGACAACTGCATTGCAAACGCTTATTACGGGCGTTCCTTTTTCGAAATGAAAGAATACGACAAAGCCGCACCAGCACTCGATACTGCCATTGGGTTCTGCCAGCGCGCTCTTTACGATGAACCTCACTACTACAGCGCTCTGACCTACTATCGCTTGGGCGATAAGGATAAATCAATGGCGCGTTTTTCTGAAATTGTGAAGCTGTATCCGGAAGGTAAATACCGAGAGAAATCTAAGGCGATGCTTGATATGCTAAGGAAGGCAGAATAATGAAACGCACCGGGGAGATCCTCAAGAAAGCCAGAGAACAAAAGGGACTTTCAATCAATGAAATCGCCCTTTCATTGAAAATCAGCAGCAAGGTTTTGAAAGCGATCGAGGACGGTGATGCGAATCAACTTCCTGCAAAGACTTTCCTTCGTGGTTTCGTGCAAAGTTATGCGAACTACCTGCGCCTGGACGTGAACGAAGTCTTGCGCATTTTCCAAGATGAAATGGGCACTACAAAGCCGAGCCCATTGATTCAAATGCCTGAGCAAGATTCCACATTGGAATCCATGCAACAAGATAAAAAGGGCTCAGAGTCGACGCAACAAACTCCTCGTGGCTCTACTCCTGCTCAGGAGAAAACCTATAGCAATCTCGCCAACAAAAATAGCAACTCTAAGACAGTCACGTTTACAGCGCTTGGCTTGGTTCTTGTTGGTTTGATTGTTTTCACTAAGAAGATGATTGATAAGTATCAAAAAGAGGGTGCTGTCTCGGAGGTCGAAGTCACGACTCCGCTGCCGCCTTCTGAGGCGACTCCGGAGCCAAATGCTCCTGCCGCAGAAGCAGCTATGGGCTTAGCTCAACCGTCTCCATCACCAATGGCGACCGCAATGAGCACTCCACTCAGCACACCAACTCCTTTTCACACTCCAGCAGCAACAGCTACACCAGTCGCGACAGCAACGCCAAAAGTGACGCCAACTCCTACACCGGTTCACTCAGCAACTCCGACGCCGACTCCTAAACCAAGTCCGTCACCAACTGCGACGCCGACCGCAACACCGACTCCAAGTCCATCACCAAGTGCGTCGCCAACAGTTTCACCAACTCCGGCAAACAAACCGGTTGAAGTTATCCTCGAAGCCTTGGATAACGTTGAGGTGGAAGTCTCGACAAAAGATGGAAAAACAGAGAAAATTACTTTGAGCGCAGAGCAAGTACATACTTTCAAAAGTAAAACGGGTCTCAAACTCAACATCAGCAATGGTGGCGCTGTTAATGTCATCGTTAACGGAAAAGATCTTGGTATTCCAGGAAACCTCGGTAAACCGGTAAAATTAAATTTCTAAAGTGCGACAGTTTTTACAGATTTGGATCCTCAGTTTGCTCTTCAAAATCGGACTCGCGGCTTTACTCCCGCTGAGTCCCGATGAGGCCTACTATTGGATGTGGTCGCACCACATGCAGCTCAGTTACTTCGACCACCCCCCATTTGTCGCTTGGTTATTTTATTTAGGACATTGGCTTGAGCCTTACGGTCAGCTATTACGCTTGCCGACGGTTCTCATTGGTCATCTGACGTTTCTGGTCTGGTATTATATTTTAAAACCGCAATTTTCCTGGGATAAATATAAGTACTGGTATGCACTTGCCTTCTTCTCTCCCCTCGTAGGCTTTGGCTCTATGGTGGGAACGCCGGATGTACCGCTTTTGCTCTTTTGGTCGCTGGCGATTTATTTCTTTCAGCAGTGTTTGTACCACCAAAAAGCCCGCGATTATTTCCTGCTTGGAGCTTCACTTGGTTTAGGTTTCTGCAGCAAGTATCACATCGTCCTTTTTGTTCCTTTCATCTTAGCCTATTTGCTATTTGAAAAGCGCTGGCGCGAAGTTTCTCTGAAGAAGCTCTTGCTGACAGTGGCGGGCGGACTGCTCTGCTCGCTCCCTGTGATTATGTGGAATATTCAAAACGATTTTGCTTCGTTCAGATTTCAGATTGACCACGGTCTTGGTAAAGCCAACTGGACACCGGATTGGACGCTGGGATACGTCGCTGCTGAAGTTATTCTTCTTTTCCCAGCGGTGATTTATGCGGCCCTTCGAGCAAAACCACCGCGGGATTTTAAATTCTTGCAGTATCTCGGCTGGGGTCCGCTTTTATTTTTCTTTCTTTCATCCTTCCGCGGAACTGTGGAGCTCAATTGGCCAAATACGGCGTTCCCGGTGATTTTTGCCTTGGTCCTTTTTGCGCCGAATGCCAAGAAGGTTGCTCTATGGACCTCAGGATTCTGGCTTGCGTTTTATATCTTCGGATTTTCATCTGCTCTTTTGCTGCCTAAGAACAATCCGGTGGCAAAACCCTTCCGCGAGCAATTCCGTTTCCGGCCGCTCGCTAGTCTGCAGCAGGAATATCAACCCCTTTATGCAGGCACCTATCAGATCGCTTCCACTATTTGGTACGAAAACAAGACACCTATCTACAAACTTCGCGACATGAGCCGCCACGATTTCTACGACTCTCTCCCGCAATCTTTGCCGCAGGAAGACAGTTTCTATCTTGTCCAAGAAAATTGGAGCGAGATACCTGACTGGGTCGAAAAAGCAGGGTATAAAATCTCTGTAGTAAAAGAAATTGAGCCGTTTTTCTTAGTCGTGAAGGTTTCTAAATGATCAAGTTTATCATCGGCATTACATTTTTGCTGATCTCGTACTTCGTGTACGGGTTTTATATCTCGACATATGAAATCAGCGTCATCCCGCAAAAATTAAAACGCGAGACGCCGGCAGCTTATTTTGACTATCGCGGAGTGATCAACGTCCACTCTGATATCAGTATCGGGTCTTCTTCTCCGCAACAAATTGCAACCGCAGCCAAGCAAGCCGGAATTGATTTTGTGATCCTCACGGATCTGAATGCTTTTGCAGAGAACGTTCACAACGACAGCTATTCACAAAATGTATTGTTTCTCAACGGCGGTAAATACAGCTATCTGGACTCTCGCTTGATCTTCTATTCTCCAGTGAAGGACGTCATTGGCAAAAATCTGGGCGAAGCACAAATTCGTTTCGCCGATATGCTCACCCAGAAAGAGGCCGGCAATAAGGATTCTCTTTCAATTTTAGCGCATCCTTACCATTTGGGTTTTACTTGGAACGGAGATCTGCCGCCAGGTCTTGATGGCATGGAACTCATCAACGTCAAAAGTCTTTCCGTTCAAGCATGGCAGGCTTCGAAGGCTTCGGTTATTTGGAGCTTCTTGATTTATCCGTTTAATCCAGAGTTCGCCCTCGCCCGTCTTTTCTTGGAGCCCAGTGAAGAGATCTCATTGTTTGACAAAACTTCTACACATCAAAAAATCTATGGCTTTGCCGGTGCCGAGGCCTCTGCGCGGGCGATTCCTCTGGCGAATTATCTGATCAGATTCCCAAGCTATCAGCGCAACTTTGAAATCGCGACAAATCACGTGCTTTTATCGTCAGAGCTCACGGGCAATTTGAACAGCGATCGCCAGAAGATTTTAACGGCTCTTAAGAAAGGGCAATTCTATTTAGCCTTCGATGCGCTAGGTGATCCAAAAGGTTTTGTTGCAACCATTGAAGATCGCGGCCGTTCGTACTTAATGGGCTCGCAAGTAAAACTGAGTAAAGGTATGAGCCTCAATGTTCATATTCCAGGACCTCCGAAAAATTTCTTCGAAATCGTGATCTATAAAAATGGTGAGCGCTTCCGTACTTTCAATGATCCTGAAGTGAGTGTGCCAATCACAGAACCTGGTGTTTATCGTGTACAGGTGCGTATCGCCGTTTCCATGCCATTGCCGGATGCCAATCGTTGGATCAGCTGGATTTATGCAAATCCGTTTTACGTAACGCCCTAGTTTATTTAGATTTTACAATCTACTCTTCGAAGTCCGTGACAGGAATTTCTAATATAAGACCAGGAATGGGCTGATTTTGACAGCAAAGCCGCTCCTGAGGCTGAAATCCTCGATCCTCGGCCATCTCCTGTTCGACCTCATTGCGCGCTGGCAGGGCGCTCAGGCCCTCACGAACCCACACACGGCAGGTTCCGCAGGTGCCATTGCCCCCGCAACTATGCGATATTTCAAGGCCTGCACGTAAAGCTGCCTCAAGAATGCTCTCGTCTTGACTCGCATCGACAAGCCTATTTTCTGGCAGGAACTTTATTGAAATCGGCATACCAAATATGTATCAATGATTTTATGAGATTCATAGCTTTTGACTTAGAAACTACTGGTACAGTTCCTGGTGTTGATCAAATCGTTGAAATCGGAGCCGTGCGCTTTGTAAACGGTGCTCCTGAGGCCATCTTTGCGACCCTCGTTGACCCTCAACGGCCTATTCCTGCAGGAGCTTCAAAAGTAAATGGTATCTTTGACGACATGGTTAAAGGAAAGCCGTTGATCGAATCCGTATTGCCATCCTTTGCAGAGTTCTGCGGTGAAGATATGTTGGTTGCGCACAATGCACCCTTCGACTCTCAGTTTTTGACTGCAGATATTAAGAAGTATGAAGCCTTAGCGCCAAAAGGCGTGATCTTGGATACTTTGCCTATCGCAAGAAAAGTATTTCCTGGCCTTCCAAACTACAAATTAGGAACGTTGGTTCAGTACTTGAAAATCCCAAGCACAGACTTCCATAGAGCGGAAGAGGATGCTTCTTATTGCGGTCAGCTTTTCTTCCACATGATTAAAAGAATCTCTGTGGCAGGCCAAGCTCCTCAAGTTGCAAACTTGGTAGCCTTAACTGGTAAGCCAGAACTTCGCTTCCCGCAAATCGTGAGACAGCCAAAGCAAATGGATCTCTTCGGCGGTTTGCTTTAGCTCTGATGACAATAAAAAATTGAAGGCATAAAAAAAGGCACCTATGTGGTGCCTTTTTTTATGCCTCTTTCGCTTTATGAGCAATTGGCCAGCGACGACCGCGCCCAAACGAATGCTCTGACACTTTCAGAATCGGCGGAGCCTGCCAACGCTTAAACTCCGTACGCATGATCACAGGTAGTAGCCATTTTTCAGCTTTTGTTTTCGCCGCTGCTGAATGCTCAACAAGGTTTACTACCGCTGCATCTAATTCATCATATGGCGGCAAAGTGTCTTGATCTTTTTGATTCGGACGAAGCTCTGCGCTTGGCGCGCGATCAATGATCTCTTGTGGGATAACTTCCGCTTGTGCGTTGTAAAGATCGGCCAATTGGTAAACTTGTTTTTTCGTCAAATCACCCAGCGGCGCAAGGCCTCCGCACATATCACCGTACATCGTCGAGTAACCAGCTGCGTACTCGCTTTTATTACTCGTCGTAATAAGCAGCGAATTCTCTTTGTTCGAATAAGCCATCAGAATCATTCCGCGCAAACGCGCCTGAATGTTTTCCTGAGTCACTCCGAACTCTTTCAAATTCCAAGATTTCTCGAGATCTTTTGTAATTGTTTGATAGGTGTCGTTAATAGAAACCGTCGTTAACTGTATCATCAAGTTCTTTGCGAGCTCTTCAGCGAGCTTCAAACTTTTTGCTGCGCTAAATGGTCCCGGCATTGCGACTGCAGAAACATTGCCTGAGCCTAAAGCTTCAACCGCTAAACACGCCGTCACTGCAGAATCAATGCCGCCGCTCAAACCCATGTGAATCTTCTGTATGCCTATCTTGCGGCAGAAGTCACGCATCCCCAAAACAAGAGCTTTACGAAGAAGCTCAGGTCCCTTGATCATTTCTGATTGCGACCAAGCCTGCAAAGTATCGACGTTAATGACATTGAGATCTTCTTCGAACTCATGGCAGCGCATAAGCGCTTTGCCTTGAGGGCTTAATACGAAGCTCGCGCCATCGTAAATAACTTCATCCTGGGCGCCCACAAGGTTTGCATACAAGATCGGAGCCTTAAAGTACTGCGCCGTCTTCAAAGTGACATACTCACGCTGCTTCAGCTTTCCTGGAAAGAAGGGAGAGGCACTCAAGTTGATCACCATATCCACTTTTTTCTTCGGCACTTCCGTGATCGGATTTTTAACGTACGGTGAGCGTCCCTTTGCGTCCGGCCACGCCCAAATATCTTCGCAAATCGTCACGAAGAAACGTTTGCCTTTAAACGTCAGATAGTTGTTCTTCATCGAGCCTGGTTGAATGAAACGCGCTTCATCGAAAACGTCGCCAGTCGGCAAAAGTTGCTTGTTGAAAAACTTGATCTTTTCACCCTTCACCATAAAGGCTGCAGAGTTAAAGTAAGGACGGCCGAGTTTCGCCGGATTGCGAGTGAATGCCCCGACAAATACGCCCATTCCTTTTGGGATTTGTTTGTGAATTTTCTGAAGGAATTTTTCCTGCTCTAGAACCACTTTCGTGCGTTCTAAGAGGTCGTAGGGATGATAGCCGAAAAGAGCGCACTCCGGAAAGACGACCATTTCGCAGTCTTTTTCTTGTGCGCGTTTGATAAATTCTATGATCTTTTCGTAGTTGTAAGCGAAATCACCAAGAGTCGGATTAATTTGAGCTATTGCTATTCTCATATAGTTCGGGCCTGCTTTTCTCTTTGATCAGTATACGCCCGGTGAATCCATCTTGGTAGCCATGCCAATAATTAATTTCAGTTTCCGGGAACTTCCAGCAAAAGTACCCGTCTCCGCTGTCAAAGTCAGCAAGCCAGAGGCCTTTTGGCTCCCCGCCCAGCTTTTCGATCTTAATTTGCCAACGAGTGACAATTTCATTGAGTCGAGCTTCGAGCTCATGGACCGCACGGCATTTTTTATCAGTATGTGCATCGATAAAATTGATGATCTTACGAACTTCTTGTTGAGCTTCTTCAGTCAAACGGTAAACCAGCGGGAGGAGTTGTGACACCTCATGATGCATAAATACTTTTTTGCGATTGATCTCAATCACATTCTCCACCG is part of the Bdellovibrionales bacterium genome and harbors:
- a CDS encoding tetratricopeptide repeat protein, translated to MAKIILTFSLFILAACATTSASDSEKAELFLQMGSTQFGNGNYPAALSALLKAEELDPKNPAIQNNLGLVYFMRQRYDLAEKHMRKAIGLNPKYSEARNNLSRVLIEEGKFSEAEKEVQIVIDDLTYPSVDKAYVNMGLAQFNQKNYKDAKESFLHAINASRDNCIANAYYGRSFFEMKEYDKAAPALDTAIGFCQRALYDEPHYYSALTYYRLGDKDKSMARFSEIVKLYPEGKYREKSKAMLDMLRKAE
- a CDS encoding helix-turn-helix domain-containing protein, with amino-acid sequence MKRTGEILKKAREQKGLSINEIALSLKISSKVLKAIEDGDANQLPAKTFLRGFVQSYANYLRLDVNEVLRIFQDEMGTTKPSPLIQMPEQDSTLESMQQDKKGSESTQQTPRGSTPAQEKTYSNLANKNSNSKTVTFTALGLVLVGLIVFTKKMIDKYQKEGAVSEVEVTTPLPPSEATPEPNAPAAEAAMGLAQPSPSPMATAMSTPLSTPTPFHTPAATATPVATATPKVTPTPTPVHSATPTPTPKPSPSPTATPTATPTPSPSPSASPTVSPTPANKPVEVILEALDNVEVEVSTKDGKTEKITLSAEQVHTFKSKTGLKLNISNGGAVNVIVNGKDLGIPGNLGKPVKLNF
- a CDS encoding glycosyltransferase family 39 protein, giving the protein MRQFLQIWILSLLFKIGLAALLPLSPDEAYYWMWSHHMQLSYFDHPPFVAWLFYLGHWLEPYGQLLRLPTVLIGHLTFLVWYYILKPQFSWDKYKYWYALAFFSPLVGFGSMVGTPDVPLLLFWSLAIYFFQQCLYHQKARDYFLLGASLGLGFCSKYHIVLFVPFILAYLLFEKRWREVSLKKLLLTVAGGLLCSLPVIMWNIQNDFASFRFQIDHGLGKANWTPDWTLGYVAAEVILLFPAVIYAALRAKPPRDFKFLQYLGWGPLLFFFLSSFRGTVELNWPNTAFPVIFALVLFAPNAKKVALWTSGFWLAFYIFGFSSALLLPKNNPVAKPFREQFRFRPLASLQQEYQPLYAGTYQIASTIWYENKTPIYKLRDMSRHDFYDSLPQSLPQEDSFYLVQENWSEIPDWVEKAGYKISVVKEIEPFFLVVKVSK
- a CDS encoding (2Fe-2S)-binding protein; the protein is MPISIKFLPENRLVDASQDESILEAALRAGLEISHSCGGNGTCGTCRVWVREGLSALPARNEVEQEMAEDRGFQPQERLCCQNQPIPGLILEIPVTDFEE
- a CDS encoding 3'-5' exonuclease, coding for MRFIAFDLETTGTVPGVDQIVEIGAVRFVNGAPEAIFATLVDPQRPIPAGASKVNGIFDDMVKGKPLIESVLPSFAEFCGEDMLVAHNAPFDSQFLTADIKKYEALAPKGVILDTLPIARKVFPGLPNYKLGTLVQYLKIPSTDFHRAEEDASYCGQLFFHMIKRISVAGQAPQVANLVALTGKPELRFPQIVRQPKQMDLFGGLL
- a CDS encoding NAD+ synthase; the protein is MRIAIAQINPTLGDFAYNYEKIIEFIKRAQEKDCEMVVFPECALFGYHPYDLLERTKVVLEQEKFLQKIHKQIPKGMGVFVGAFTRNPAKLGRPYFNSAAFMVKGEKIKFFNKQLLPTGDVFDEARFIQPGSMKNNYLTFKGKRFFVTICEDIWAWPDAKGRSPYVKNPITEVPKKKVDMVINLSASPFFPGKLKQREYVTLKTAQYFKAPILYANLVGAQDEVIYDGASFVLSPQGKALMRCHEFEEDLNVINVDTLQAWSQSEMIKGPELLRKALVLGMRDFCRKIGIQKIHMGLSGGIDSAVTACLAVEALGSGNVSAVAMPGPFSAAKSLKLAEELAKNLMIQLTTVSINDTYQTITKDLEKSWNLKEFGVTQENIQARLRGMILMAYSNKENSLLITTSNKSEYAAGYSTMYGDMCGGLAPLGDLTKKQVYQLADLYNAQAEVIPQEIIDRAPSAELRPNQKDQDTLPPYDELDAAVVNLVEHSAAAKTKAEKWLLPVIMRTEFKRWQAPPILKVSEHSFGRGRRWPIAHKAKEA
- a CDS encoding DUF2203 domain-containing protein, with protein sequence MENVIEINRKKVFMHHEVSQLLPLVYRLTEEAQQEVRKIINFIDAHTDKKCRAVHELEARLNEIVTRWQIKIEKLGGEPKGLWLADFDSGDGYFCWKFPETEINYWHGYQDGFTGRILIKEKSRPELYENSNSSN